A genomic segment from Curtobacterium sp. MCSS17_007 encodes:
- a CDS encoding amidase domain-containing protein — MTASFTRRSLLSLAGVAGIGVAVAACSRGDDSSPGASGSAGSGSAGSGSAGADPSTGARPAASSVEPARVPLAGGVTVTVTGTGLAAVRGVTVGGVVARDVRATATTVTFTAPHQAMYTPGSADVALFTTASEPSPSANQSSDGNGSAANDGQAGATQDRATAAPTPTAAPVPDASTAVATTSVAYAALTDVDRQLEYAMRYWKDYNLAEYGTMNPIGGDCANYVSQTLIARGWDQRDDWYSRSAGAQHSATWTYCPAMDPWMTAHANEFGLTRRSLDERSKVKVGDIVFYDWNDNQSPDHVTIVSEVFTEPDGTIRIKSASHNQDGPYRDLDEMITVQHPGGTAWFHTFDA, encoded by the coding sequence ATGACTGCTTCGTTCACACGCCGTTCCCTGCTGTCGCTCGCCGGCGTCGCCGGCATCGGGGTCGCCGTGGCGGCCTGCTCGCGCGGTGACGACTCGTCGCCCGGTGCCTCGGGCAGCGCGGGGTCCGGCTCTGCAGGGTCCGGCTCCGCGGGTGCCGACCCGTCGACGGGTGCCCGTCCGGCGGCATCGTCGGTCGAGCCTGCGCGGGTACCGCTGGCCGGTGGCGTGACGGTGACGGTGACGGGAACCGGCCTCGCCGCGGTCCGGGGCGTCACGGTCGGTGGGGTCGTCGCGCGTGACGTGCGTGCGACCGCGACGACGGTGACCTTCACGGCGCCGCACCAGGCGATGTACACGCCCGGGTCGGCGGACGTCGCGCTCTTCACGACGGCGTCGGAGCCGAGCCCGTCCGCCAACCAGTCGTCGGACGGCAACGGCAGCGCCGCCAACGACGGGCAGGCCGGCGCCACGCAGGACCGTGCGACCGCCGCGCCGACCCCGACGGCAGCGCCCGTGCCGGACGCCTCGACCGCGGTCGCCACCACCTCGGTCGCGTACGCCGCGCTCACCGACGTCGACCGGCAGCTCGAGTACGCGATGCGGTACTGGAAGGACTACAACCTCGCCGAGTACGGCACGATGAACCCGATCGGCGGCGACTGCGCGAACTACGTCAGCCAGACGCTGATCGCCCGCGGGTGGGATCAGCGCGACGACTGGTACAGCCGGTCCGCCGGCGCGCAGCACAGCGCCACGTGGACGTACTGCCCGGCGATGGACCCGTGGATGACCGCGCACGCGAACGAGTTCGGGCTGACGCGGCGCTCGCTCGACGAGCGGAGCAAGGTCAAGGTCGGCGACATCGTGTTCTACGACTGGAACGACAACCAGTCGCCCGACCACGTGACGATCGTCTCCGAGGTCTTCACCGAACCGGACGGCACGATCCGCATCAAGTCCGCGAGCCACAACCAGGACGGGCCGTACCGCGACCTCGACGAGATGATCACCGTGCAGCACCCGGGCGGCACGGCCTGGTTCCACACCTTCGACGCGTAG
- a CDS encoding GNAT family protein produces MTTIPTLSHGRVTIRPLRLRDTRDLDVALATNRSWLRTWEATNPSGHVSTDVRGSIRALQANARAGLGLPFAMELDGRFVGQLNVSGITYGSLASASIGYWVVEGAAGHNVTPIAVALAVDHCFRVVGIHRIEICIRPENAPSLRVVEKLGFRYEGLRRRYIHINGDWRDHFCFALVAEEVREGVLDRWVAGRVPPGAGSVPAAARDEAAMPLDTRPRI; encoded by the coding sequence ATGACGACGATCCCGACCCTGTCCCACGGGCGGGTCACCATCCGGCCCCTCCGGCTCCGCGACACCCGTGACCTCGACGTCGCGCTCGCGACGAACCGCTCGTGGCTGCGCACGTGGGAGGCCACGAACCCCTCCGGGCACGTCTCCACCGACGTCCGCGGGAGCATCCGCGCGCTGCAGGCGAACGCCCGCGCCGGACTCGGCCTGCCGTTCGCCATGGAGCTGGACGGTCGCTTCGTCGGCCAGCTCAACGTGTCCGGCATCACGTACGGCTCGCTGGCGAGCGCGTCCATCGGCTACTGGGTCGTCGAGGGGGCCGCCGGCCACAACGTCACCCCGATCGCGGTCGCGCTGGCCGTCGACCACTGCTTCCGCGTCGTCGGCATCCACCGCATCGAGATCTGCATCCGCCCGGAGAACGCACCCTCGCTCCGGGTCGTCGAGAAGCTCGGCTTCCGCTACGAGGGGCTCCGGCGCCGCTACATCCACATCAACGGCGACTGGCGCGACCACTTCTGCTTCGCCCTCGTGGCCGAGGAGGTCCGTGAGGGCGTCCTCGACCGCTGGGTCGCCGGACGGGTCCCGCCCGGAGCCGGCAGCGTTCCGGCCGCCGCGCGGGACGAGGCGGCCATGCCACTCGACACGCGACCGCGCATCTGA
- the galU gene encoding UTP--glucose-1-phosphate uridylyltransferase GalU, protein MGFQISKAVIPAAGLGTRFLPATKAMPKEMLPVVDKPAIQYVVEEAVGAGLTDVLMITGRNKNALENHFDHVAELEETLKKKGDHEKLQKVNQSTDLADMHYVRQGDPLGLGHAVLRAKMHVGREPFAVLLGDDIIDARDPLLQRMIEVQGQKNATVVALLEVPESQTHMYGIATVEETDTDDVVKITGLVEKPPQGEAPSNLAIIGRYVIRPEVFDVLEKQEPGKGGEIQLTDALMKMAGAEEWTGGVYGVVFRGRRYDTGDKLDYIKAIVQLASDRDDLGPDLKAWLKDFNAGE, encoded by the coding sequence ATGGGCTTCCAGATTTCCAAGGCGGTGATCCCGGCTGCAGGGCTGGGCACGCGCTTCCTCCCCGCGACCAAGGCGATGCCGAAGGAGATGCTCCCGGTCGTCGACAAGCCGGCGATCCAGTACGTGGTCGAAGAGGCCGTCGGTGCCGGGCTCACTGACGTCCTGATGATCACCGGGCGCAACAAGAACGCGCTCGAGAACCACTTCGACCACGTGGCCGAGCTCGAGGAGACCCTCAAGAAGAAGGGCGACCACGAGAAGCTCCAGAAGGTCAACCAGTCGACCGACCTCGCCGACATGCACTACGTGCGCCAGGGTGACCCGCTCGGCCTCGGCCACGCGGTGCTCCGCGCGAAGATGCACGTCGGCCGCGAGCCGTTCGCCGTCCTGCTCGGCGACGACATCATCGACGCCCGGGACCCGCTGCTCCAGCGCATGATCGAGGTGCAGGGCCAGAAGAACGCGACGGTCGTCGCCCTGCTCGAGGTCCCCGAGTCGCAGACCCACATGTACGGCATCGCCACGGTCGAGGAGACCGACACCGACGACGTCGTGAAGATCACCGGCCTGGTCGAGAAGCCCCCGCAGGGCGAAGCCCCCTCGAACCTCGCCATCATCGGCCGCTACGTCATCCGCCCCGAGGTCTTCGACGTCCTCGAGAAGCAGGAGCCGGGCAAGGGCGGCGAGATCCAGCTCACCGACGCGCTCATGAAGATGGCCGGCGCCGAGGAGTGGACCGGCGGCGTGTACGGCGTCGTGTTCCGTGGACGCCGGTACGACACCGGTGACAAGCTGGACTACATCAAGGCGATCGTGCAGCTCGCCTCGGACCGCGACGACCTCGGCCCGGACCTCAAGGCCTGGCTGAAGGACTTCAACGCGGGAGAGTAG
- a CDS encoding 5-formyltetrahydrofolate cyclo-ligase has protein sequence MTADLGNEKRALRAELRQRRRTRTTTERDTDTASLTATLQRFVQERQVRSLALYLSAPDEPDVRPFLRWAHEQGVRVLLPITREDGLLDWAVGDGATEQQGLHGMPEVVGEVLSPLALGDVDAILTPAAAVGHDGCRMGWGRGYYDKTLGSMANRPPVYAVIFDAEYLDEVPREAHDEPVDGIITPSRIITFRS, from the coding sequence ATGACCGCCGATCTCGGGAACGAGAAGCGCGCCCTGCGAGCCGAGCTCCGGCAGCGGCGGCGCACCCGGACCACGACGGAGCGCGACACCGACACCGCGTCGCTGACCGCCACGCTGCAGCGCTTCGTGCAGGAGCGGCAGGTCCGCTCGCTCGCGCTCTACCTGTCCGCCCCGGACGAGCCCGACGTCCGCCCCTTCCTGCGGTGGGCGCACGAACAGGGTGTCCGGGTCCTCCTGCCGATCACCCGCGAGGACGGCCTGCTCGACTGGGCGGTCGGCGACGGGGCCACCGAGCAGCAGGGCCTGCACGGGATGCCCGAGGTCGTCGGCGAGGTGCTCTCCCCGCTCGCGCTCGGCGACGTCGACGCGATCCTCACCCCGGCCGCCGCGGTCGGGCACGACGGCTGCCGCATGGGGTGGGGCCGCGGCTACTACGACAAGACGCTCGGGTCCATGGCGAACCGGCCGCCCGTCTATGCTGTGATCTTCGACGCGGAGTACCTCGACGAGGTCCCGCGCGAGGCCCACGACGAACCCGTCGACGGCATCATCACGCCGTCGCGCATCATCACCTTCCGGAGCTAG
- a CDS encoding FmdB family zinc ribbon protein — MPTYSYRCTECDNAFDIKQSFSDATLTECPVCGGALRKVFSPVGVTFNGGGFYRTDSRSTPKAEGSSSSSSAPAKSEPGKTESKPAAPSAS, encoded by the coding sequence GTGCCCACCTACTCGTACCGCTGCACCGAGTGCGACAACGCCTTCGACATCAAGCAGTCGTTCTCCGACGCCACCCTCACCGAGTGCCCCGTCTGCGGCGGAGCGTTGCGCAAGGTCTTCTCCCCGGTCGGCGTCACCTTCAACGGCGGCGGCTTCTACCGCACGGACTCGCGGTCCACGCCGAAGGCCGAGGGGTCGTCGTCGTCGTCGAGCGCGCCGGCGAAGTCGGAGCCGGGGAAGACCGAGTCGAAGCCGGCCGCCCCCAGCGCCTCCTGA
- the mscL gene encoding large conductance mechanosensitive channel protein MscL → MKGFKEFLLRGNVIDLAVAVVIGAAFTAIVTAIVTAVINPAIGAVFNAKSLDKALPVVIPTVSNGHATMYFGAVIGAVINFLIVAAVVYFALVLPVNHLKKVAFDRVKKNQEQTPQDVPPTDVEVLLEIRDLLRAQDGAAPSTGGGAHVAPSTAPEGPGIGGSAKL, encoded by the coding sequence GTGAAGGGCTTCAAGGAGTTCCTGCTGCGCGGGAACGTCATCGACCTGGCCGTCGCGGTCGTCATCGGTGCGGCGTTCACCGCGATCGTGACCGCCATCGTCACCGCGGTGATCAACCCGGCGATCGGTGCGGTCTTCAACGCGAAGAGCCTCGACAAGGCGCTCCCGGTCGTGATCCCGACCGTGTCGAACGGGCACGCGACCATGTACTTCGGTGCCGTCATCGGTGCCGTGATCAACTTCCTCATCGTCGCGGCGGTCGTGTACTTCGCGCTGGTGCTCCCGGTGAACCACCTCAAGAAGGTCGCGTTCGACCGGGTGAAGAAGAACCAGGAGCAGACGCCGCAGGACGTCCCGCCGACGGACGTCGAGGTGCTGCTCGAGATCCGCGACCTGCTCCGCGCCCAGGACGGTGCGGCGCCGAGCACGGGCGGCGGCGCACACGTCGCCCCGTCGACCGCACCCGAGGGCCCGGGGATCGGCGGCTCGGCGAAGCTCTAG
- a CDS encoding CDP-alcohol phosphatidyltransferase family protein: MTDTARQRPDWQTWPNLITVVRFLLIPVFIGFVVAGHPGWALVTLVVLGVSDWADGFIARRFDQGSKLGKALDPVADRLAIIAIVLSLVLVGLLPWPSVAIIVLVDAVLALLSTLWFRGDPDLDVTWTGKIRSALLFVGLPLLLFSSTSWASQHDWIRVLALVFVWAGTIGHVIAGVQYARALAAKHRAVARTA; encoded by the coding sequence ATGACTGACACCGCGCGGCAGCGACCCGACTGGCAGACGTGGCCGAACCTGATCACGGTGGTGCGCTTCCTGCTCATCCCGGTCTTCATCGGCTTCGTCGTCGCCGGGCACCCCGGCTGGGCACTCGTCACGCTCGTGGTCCTCGGCGTCAGCGACTGGGCGGACGGGTTCATCGCCCGGCGGTTCGACCAGGGCTCCAAGCTCGGCAAGGCCCTCGACCCCGTCGCCGACCGCCTCGCGATCATCGCGATCGTGCTGTCCCTGGTGCTCGTCGGGCTGCTGCCGTGGCCGAGCGTCGCGATCATCGTCCTCGTCGACGCCGTCCTCGCCCTGCTGTCCACGCTGTGGTTCCGCGGCGACCCCGACCTCGACGTCACGTGGACCGGCAAGATCCGCTCGGCACTGCTCTTCGTCGGGCTCCCGCTGCTGCTGTTCTCGTCGACCTCGTGGGCGTCGCAGCACGACTGGATCCGGGTGCTCGCGCTCGTCTTCGTGTGGGCGGGCACGATCGGCCACGTGATCGCGGGCGTGCAGTACGCCCGCGCCCTCGCCGCGAAGCACCGCGCCGTCGCGCGCACTGCCTGA